One genomic region from Phocoena sinus isolate mPhoSin1 chromosome 3, mPhoSin1.pri, whole genome shotgun sequence encodes:
- the PWWP2A gene encoding PWWP domain-containing protein 2A isoform X7: protein MQLQNNTFQGTDVKRDVNGAVPEDPSPVPPPELSLAESLWTCKPPPLFHEGAPYPPPLFIRDTYNQSIPQPPPRKIKRPKRKMYREEPTSIMNAIKLRPRQVLCDKCKNSVVAEKKEIRKGSSASDSSKYEDKKRRNESVTTVNKKLKTDHKVDGKNQNESQKRNAVVKVSNIAHSRGRVVKVSAQANTSKAQLSTKKVLQNKNMDHAKAREVLKIAKEKAQKKQSETSTSKNAHSKVHFTRRYQNPSSGSLPPRVRLKPQRYRNEENDSSLKTGLEKMRSGKMAPKPQSRCTSTRSAAQRH from the exons ATGCAGCTCCAAAATAATACATTCCAAGGGACAGATGTCAAGCGTGACGTGAATGGTGCTGTTCCCGAAGACCCTTCTCCTGTCCCGCCTCCTGAGCTGAGCTTGGCCGAAAGCCTGTGGACTTGCAAACCACCACCTCTCTTCCATGAAGGAGCACCTTATCCTCCCCCTTTGTTTATCAGGGACACATATAACCAATCAATACCTCAGCCACCTCCTCGGAAAATTAAGCGACCCAAACGAAAAATGTACAGGGAAGAACCTACTTCAATAATGAATGCTATTAAACTACGACCCAGACAAGTCTTGTGTGACAAGTGTAAAAACAGTGTCGttgctgaaaaaaaagaaattagaaaaggtAGTAGTGCAAGTGACTCTTCTAAATATGAAGATAAAAAACGGAGAAATGAAAGTGTAACTACTGtgaacaaaaaactgaaaactgacCATAAGGTGGATGggaaaaaccaaaatgaaagccAGAAAAGAAATGCTGTGGTTAAGGTTTCAAATATTGCTCACAGCAGAGGCAGAGTAGTCAAAGTTTCTGCTCAGGCAAATACATCAAAAGCTCAGTTAAGTACTAAAAAAGTGCTCCAGAATAAGAACATGGATCATGCAAAAGCTCGGGAAGTGCTGAAAATTGCCAAAGAAAAGGCACAGAAGAAGCAAAGTGAAACCTCTACGTCCAAAAATGCACATTCAAAAGTCCATTTCACACGTCGATACCAGAATCCTAGCTCAGGTTCCCTTCCACCCCGGGTTCGTTTAAAACCACAGAGGTACAGGAATGAAGAAAATGACTCTTCTCTGAAGACAGGACTGGAGAAAATGCGGAGCGGCAAGATGGCACCAAAGCCCCAGTCCCGCTGCACCTCTACCCGCTCAGCAG CACAAAGACATTAG
- the PWWP2A gene encoding PWWP domain-containing protein 2A isoform X6 produces the protein MQLQNNTFQGTDVKRDVNGAVPEDPSPVPPPELSLAESLWTCKPPPLFHEGAPYPPPLFIRDTYNQSIPQPPPRKIKRPKRKMYREEPTSIMNAIKLRPRQVLCDKCKNSVVAEKKEIRKGSSASDSSKYEDKKRRNESVTTVNKKLKTDHKVDGKNQNESQKRNAVVKVSNIAHSRGRVVKVSAQANTSKAQLSTKKVLQNKNMDHAKAREVLKIAKEKAQKKQSETSTSKNAHSKVHFTRRYQNPSSGSLPPRVRLKPQRYRNEENDSSLKTGLEKMRSGKMAPKPQSRCTSTRSAGLNKWQLLHQTVTSAAAPLQCLTDHCGFRLGALTLTVKRAAQRH, from the exons ATGCAGCTCCAAAATAATACATTCCAAGGGACAGATGTCAAGCGTGACGTGAATGGTGCTGTTCCCGAAGACCCTTCTCCTGTCCCGCCTCCTGAGCTGAGCTTGGCCGAAAGCCTGTGGACTTGCAAACCACCACCTCTCTTCCATGAAGGAGCACCTTATCCTCCCCCTTTGTTTATCAGGGACACATATAACCAATCAATACCTCAGCCACCTCCTCGGAAAATTAAGCGACCCAAACGAAAAATGTACAGGGAAGAACCTACTTCAATAATGAATGCTATTAAACTACGACCCAGACAAGTCTTGTGTGACAAGTGTAAAAACAGTGTCGttgctgaaaaaaaagaaattagaaaaggtAGTAGTGCAAGTGACTCTTCTAAATATGAAGATAAAAAACGGAGAAATGAAAGTGTAACTACTGtgaacaaaaaactgaaaactgacCATAAGGTGGATGggaaaaaccaaaatgaaagccAGAAAAGAAATGCTGTGGTTAAGGTTTCAAATATTGCTCACAGCAGAGGCAGAGTAGTCAAAGTTTCTGCTCAGGCAAATACATCAAAAGCTCAGTTAAGTACTAAAAAAGTGCTCCAGAATAAGAACATGGATCATGCAAAAGCTCGGGAAGTGCTGAAAATTGCCAAAGAAAAGGCACAGAAGAAGCAAAGTGAAACCTCTACGTCCAAAAATGCACATTCAAAAGTCCATTTCACACGTCGATACCAGAATCCTAGCTCAGGTTCCCTTCCACCCCGGGTTCGTTTAAAACCACAGAGGTACAGGAATGAAGAAAATGACTCTTCTCTGAAGACAGGACTGGAGAAAATGCGGAGCGGCAAGATGGCACCAAAGCCCCAGTCCCGCTGCACCTCTACCCGCTCAGCAG GTCTCAACAAATGGCAGCTATTACATCAGACAGTGACGAGTGCTGCTGCTCCCTTACAGTGTCTGACAGACCACTGTGGATTCAGACTGGGAGCATTGACGTTAACAGTGAAACGGGCAG CACAAAGACATTAG